One region of Cellvibrio zantedeschiae genomic DNA includes:
- a CDS encoding S8 family serine peptidase produces the protein MRKFYFSVLLLATMQQPAQAQLLNTQGVLNQINVTNRQLEATTEQIQRKTERDLQRLKPPIDSTLEKLTDTTNKLVDPLVKLPQQLPILNRVGQPLFVDVEVENGWRAIQREWLIMVNESELASLQQLPITVVEKTRFDELEMTLVRFHVPAELDSLAALKKQLAPELVARLDRNHIYAAQADASTNTSETQLTKGSACEAPIKIGMIDTAIKMDHPAFSLARSSSHIITRNFLDETLAQPDAHGTAVAGLLIGNNAELKPLLPNANLYAASVFYARNDYAQGATMMNLVRALNWLLAENVSVINMSLAGPDNQILAAAIAKTINNGKILVAAAGNEGPAAPAMYPAAYANVIAVTAVDRDQKIYRWANRGAHIYFAAPGVSVLTARSNGGLGRESGTSMAAPVISALVSCVFTKTNSASVALKILQEQAIDLGEPGRDNIFGYGLLR, from the coding sequence ATGCGAAAATTCTATTTTAGCGTCCTCTTACTGGCAACAATGCAGCAACCAGCACAGGCGCAATTGCTTAATACCCAAGGGGTGCTGAACCAAATTAACGTCACGAATCGACAGCTGGAAGCAACTACCGAGCAAATTCAGCGGAAAACCGAGCGCGACTTGCAACGACTCAAACCCCCAATCGATTCCACGCTTGAAAAGTTAACCGATACAACTAATAAGCTGGTCGATCCTTTAGTCAAACTCCCGCAGCAACTACCGATTTTAAATCGTGTGGGTCAACCCCTATTTGTGGATGTGGAAGTAGAAAATGGCTGGCGTGCCATACAACGCGAATGGTTGATTATGGTGAACGAAAGCGAGCTGGCAAGTTTGCAGCAATTGCCGATTACGGTAGTGGAAAAAACACGTTTTGATGAATTGGAAATGACGTTGGTGCGTTTTCATGTGCCTGCTGAACTGGATTCACTCGCAGCCTTAAAAAAACAACTTGCACCTGAATTAGTCGCACGTCTGGATCGCAACCACATTTATGCTGCACAAGCAGACGCCTCAACAAACACGTCTGAAACTCAATTAACCAAGGGCTCTGCATGTGAGGCGCCAATTAAAATTGGCATGATTGATACCGCTATTAAAATGGATCACCCAGCGTTTTCTTTGGCGAGATCGTCATCACATATTATTACGCGAAATTTTTTAGACGAAACCCTGGCACAGCCGGACGCGCACGGAACAGCAGTTGCAGGTTTACTCATTGGCAACAACGCTGAACTAAAACCTTTACTCCCTAACGCAAACTTATATGCGGCTTCCGTTTTTTATGCGCGCAATGATTATGCGCAAGGTGCAACCATGATGAATTTGGTGCGCGCCTTAAATTGGTTGCTGGCAGAAAATGTCAGCGTGATTAACATGAGCCTTGCGGGTCCCGACAACCAGATACTTGCAGCGGCGATTGCAAAAACTATTAACAATGGAAAAATTCTTGTTGCCGCTGCTGGTAACGAAGGGCCTGCTGCGCCGGCAATGTATCCTGCTGCTTATGCAAATGTGATTGCAGTGACGGCGGTAGACCGCGATCAAAAAATTTATCGTTGGGCAAATCGCGGTGCGCATATTTACTTCGCTGCACCTGGTGTATCTGTTTTAACAGCGCGCAGCAACGGAGGCTTGGGAAGGGAAAGCGGAACTTCAATGGCTGCGCCAGTTATATCTGCATTAGTGAGCTGTGTTTTCACAAAAACCAATTCAGCTTCGGTAGCATTAAAAATTTTGCAAGAACAAGCCATTGATTTAGGTGAGCCTGGTCGCGATAATATTTTTGGTTACGGTTTGCTGAGGTAA
- a CDS encoding nuclear transport factor 2 family protein: MPESRPPFPPFTRETAIQKVRAAEDGWNNRDPVKVSLAYTPDSQWRNRNEFPQGREQIVEFLTRKWAKEKEYRLIKELWAFEGNRIAVRFAYEWHNEAGDWFRSYGNENWEFNEQGLMQKRYASINDLAIVESERKFYWPQGRRPDDHPGLSELGL; this comes from the coding sequence ATGCCTGAATCACGCCCTCCCTTTCCTCCATTCACCCGCGAAACTGCAATTCAAAAAGTCCGTGCTGCAGAAGATGGTTGGAATAATCGCGATCCTGTTAAAGTTTCACTTGCTTATACACCCGATAGCCAATGGCGAAATCGTAATGAATTTCCGCAGGGGCGTGAACAAATTGTGGAGTTTCTTACGCGTAAATGGGCGAAAGAAAAAGAATATCGCTTGATTAAAGAGCTATGGGCGTTTGAAGGGAATCGTATCGCCGTGCGTTTTGCTTATGAATGGCACAACGAGGCTGGTGATTGGTTCCGCTCTTATGGCAATGAAAACTGGGAATTTAATGAGCAGGGCTTGATGCAGAAACGTTATGCGAGTATTAATGATTTAGCGATTGTTGAGAGCGAGAGAAAATTTTATTGGCCGCAGGGTCGACGGCCAGATGATCATCCCGGGTTGAGTGAGTTGGGATTGTAG
- a CDS encoding LysR family transcriptional regulator produces MDRYTELQVFVAVAESEGFAVGARKLGISPPVATRAVADLEARLGIKLLTRSTRHVRVTDAGKRYLDDAKRILLDIAEADEAATGINGEPSGHLAVTAPVLFGKMFVLPGVIEFLNRYPKMEVNALFLDRVVNLLEEGLDVGIRIGDLADSSMRAIRVGAVKRIVCASPEYIKRAGTPQHPDELLQHTIITANGLNASTEWKFKDGINIRVKPRLSFATNDAAMEAAIAGFGITRLLSYQIAPQLADGRLNVLLADFEQTKIPIHVIHREGRYASAKIRSFVDLMVEQLRNNPSLNSEA; encoded by the coding sequence GTGGATCGATATACCGAATTACAGGTTTTTGTTGCGGTTGCTGAAAGTGAAGGCTTCGCAGTAGGCGCGCGTAAGCTGGGAATATCCCCACCTGTTGCCACGCGGGCAGTGGCTGATTTGGAAGCGCGCTTGGGTATAAAACTCTTAACCCGTAGCACACGCCATGTGCGGGTAACCGATGCCGGCAAGCGCTATTTGGATGACGCCAAACGCATACTTCTGGATATTGCCGAAGCTGACGAAGCCGCAACTGGTATTAATGGCGAACCCAGCGGACATTTGGCCGTTACTGCCCCGGTGTTATTCGGCAAAATGTTTGTACTACCGGGCGTGATCGAATTTTTAAATCGCTATCCAAAAATGGAAGTGAATGCCCTCTTTTTGGACCGCGTAGTAAATTTATTAGAAGAGGGGTTGGATGTAGGAATTCGAATTGGCGATTTGGCAGATTCAAGCATGCGCGCAATTCGTGTGGGCGCGGTGAAACGAATCGTTTGCGCGTCACCCGAATACATAAAACGTGCCGGTACACCACAGCATCCAGATGAATTACTTCAACACACCATCATCACTGCCAATGGATTAAATGCGAGTACCGAGTGGAAATTTAAAGATGGAATTAATATCCGTGTAAAACCGCGTTTAAGTTTCGCCACTAATGATGCGGCCATGGAAGCCGCCATTGCCGGGTTTGGAATTACACGTTTACTGTCTTACCAAATAGCTCCGCAATTAGCAGACGGACGATTAAACGTTTTGTTAGCGGACTTTGAACAAACCAAAATTCCCATCCACGTTATTCACCGCGAGGGTCGTTATGCCTCTGCTAAAATTCGCAGCTTTGTTGATTTAATGGTTGAACAATTGCGCAACAATCCCTCGCTAAATAGTGAAGCTTGA
- a CDS encoding RNA polymerase sigma factor has translation MKQELTALMPMIRRFAYSLTGSAPDADDLLQTTIERILSRGVPEDVELAKWAFRVCRNIWIDEYRARKIRHNASQLPELEEPTVDGENIIYNQITLGQVNTAMDQLPEEQRSILALVAVQGMSYKEVAETLSIPMGTVMSRLARARIALSQFLNSSSAEINA, from the coding sequence ATGAAACAAGAACTTACAGCATTAATGCCCATGATCCGGCGTTTCGCCTATTCGCTTACGGGTTCCGCCCCCGACGCCGATGACCTATTGCAAACCACCATTGAGCGCATATTGAGCCGTGGCGTTCCTGAGGATGTAGAGCTCGCCAAATGGGCTTTCCGCGTATGTCGTAACATCTGGATTGATGAATATCGCGCGCGCAAAATTCGCCATAACGCGTCACAGTTGCCTGAATTGGAAGAGCCAACGGTTGACGGTGAAAATATTATTTACAACCAAATCACTTTGGGTCAGGTCAATACGGCTATGGATCAATTGCCGGAAGAGCAGCGCTCAATTCTAGCCCTGGTGGCCGTGCAGGGAATGTCTTACAAAGAAGTGGCAGAAACCTTGAGCATTCCCATGGGTACTGTGATGAGCAGGCTCGCGCGTGCGCGCATCGCACTTAGCCAATTTTTAAACAGCTCCTCCGCGGAGATAAACGCATGA
- a CDS encoding outer membrane beta-barrel protein — MRKHALVLGLLAAVALPAAADGFYIYGDLGQSKFSGDTDETDTAAALGLGYKLNNNFSLELGYHDLGGIDISETMYYPGVGNVDVDGSVDASAVQVSALAKLPLNDSFDLFARLGYGRIKLDATATASAQGVTGTESDSASENKPVYGVGAGYKLNEKVGLRAEYIKFGDTDISSFTLGVSYAF; from the coding sequence ATGAGAAAGCACGCGTTAGTTTTGGGATTGTTGGCCGCAGTAGCATTACCTGCAGCAGCTGATGGTTTTTATATTTACGGTGACCTTGGCCAAAGCAAATTTTCTGGCGACACCGATGAAACCGATACCGCAGCCGCACTTGGTCTTGGTTACAAGTTAAACAACAATTTCAGTTTGGAATTGGGCTACCATGATCTTGGTGGTATAGATATTTCTGAAACTATGTACTACCCAGGTGTGGGCAACGTAGATGTTGATGGCTCTGTTGACGCAAGTGCGGTGCAAGTGAGCGCTCTGGCAAAATTGCCATTGAATGATTCATTTGATTTATTTGCTCGCTTGGGTTACGGACGCATTAAGCTTGATGCAACCGCTACTGCTTCTGCTCAAGGTGTAACCGGAACTGAAAGCGATTCAGCTTCTGAAAACAAACCAGTTTACGGTGTGGGCGCCGGCTACAAACTCAACGAAAAAGTTGGTTTGCGTGCTGAATATATCAAGTTCGGTGATACTGATATTTCTTCATTCACCCTTGGTGTAAGTTACGCTTTCTAA
- a CDS encoding anti-sigma factor family protein, with protein MNQQNVNISDEQLSAFLDAELPEAEMELIREQLIEDENLANRLADLAIVDQVVAASYASIDTRPLPKAVTQLLAEEKTTAKIIAFPVLKKFQENIQRNIAIAASFAFVVAFGITQLPTQGSGEWQSIANILEHNASGVEQLSSEGIYIKPRLTFINKAGDYCRQFAMTDKESASENIACRTKGSWKLSESVAVEKIQNSGEYQTASGGSVLDEKIEQMASGDFFDAQAESAAINQHWVK; from the coding sequence ATGAACCAGCAAAATGTGAACATAAGCGATGAACAGCTCTCCGCATTTTTAGATGCGGAATTACCCGAAGCTGAAATGGAACTTATTCGCGAGCAATTAATTGAAGATGAAAACCTGGCGAATCGGCTAGCTGATCTAGCCATTGTGGATCAGGTTGTTGCAGCAAGCTACGCGTCTATAGATACACGCCCCCTGCCAAAAGCAGTCACTCAATTGTTAGCAGAAGAAAAAACCACAGCAAAAATTATCGCATTTCCGGTGCTGAAAAAATTTCAGGAAAATATACAGCGTAATATCGCCATAGCAGCAAGCTTCGCCTTCGTCGTTGCATTCGGTATTACCCAATTGCCAACGCAGGGCAGCGGTGAATGGCAATCTATTGCAAACATTCTGGAACATAACGCTAGCGGAGTAGAACAATTATCCAGTGAAGGTATTTATATAAAACCGCGTTTGACCTTCATCAATAAAGCGGGTGACTACTGCCGGCAGTTTGCAATGACTGACAAAGAAAGTGCATCGGAAAATATTGCGTGCAGAACAAAAGGCAGTTGGAAACTATCTGAAAGTGTTGCAGTAGAAAAAATTCAAAATTCCGGTGAATATCAAACGGCCAGTGGTGGCTCAGTTTTGGATGAAAAAATTGAACAAATGGCGAGTGGCGATTTTTTTGATGCGCAAGCTGAATCAGCAGCCATAAACCAGCATTGGGTTAAGTAA
- a CDS encoding TonB-dependent receptor plug domain-containing protein: MKIRKIAPKKFVRIYRAGLLASSCGLVWPAYGLESNNYFDLTLEQLLDTKVLSVSKKVETVAAAPAAVYVVTNEDILRAGVTSIPDALRMVPGVDVARSDSNSWAISIRGFNSTLTNKLLVLIDGRSIYNPVFGGVLWEAQNLVLADIDRIEVVRGPGGTLWGANAVNGVINIITKHTRDTKDNIVSALGGNEETNLAVRHGGALDNDGAYRVYAKAFRRDASHSPAGGDAYDKWDGVRTGFRVDWSDKFTLQGDAYRTNTLQRKPNFSLTPPYAAVTNQEIVYEGVNLLGRWTEIRDNGAQFSVQSYIDWARRDEPLNFIDNRTTYDLEAQYNFAAMGAHELITGAGIRFMADDKTGNRNVSFSPKQLHSNLYNAFVQDKITLAPERWFLTLGSKFEHNDFSGFEVQPNVRLQWHPNQTQTLWASVSRAVRTPTPVEEDLTSTLLTAANARAAFVPNDDFKSEKLTAYELGYRQQITPTLSADVATFYNDYDYLATTSVQPVQLINNGVDPLHILIPIKFTNDMTGKSRGAEAAFNWSVNSNLKIALNYTYLRLAVTALNSEQESAELLYPKHQAGIKVFWNITGNWTLDGWAAHVDKLPGGNVDDYTRLDINLGGQLTKNLRFNLVGQNLLDKRHREFGAADDINAAEIERSIFGKLTWSF, from the coding sequence GTGAAAATACGGAAAATTGCGCCAAAAAAATTCGTACGGATATATAGGGCAGGTTTGTTAGCCAGCTCCTGCGGCCTTGTGTGGCCTGCTTATGGATTGGAATCCAATAACTATTTTGACCTTACCCTCGAACAATTGCTCGATACCAAAGTGTTGAGCGTCTCCAAAAAAGTTGAAACTGTAGCAGCTGCCCCCGCTGCCGTTTATGTAGTGACTAATGAAGATATTTTACGCGCTGGCGTCACCAGTATTCCTGATGCTTTGCGAATGGTGCCAGGCGTTGATGTTGCGCGTTCAGATTCCAATAGCTGGGCGATAAGTATTCGTGGTTTCAACAGTACCCTGACCAACAAATTATTAGTGCTTATTGATGGACGCAGTATTTACAACCCTGTGTTTGGCGGTGTGCTGTGGGAAGCGCAAAATTTAGTTCTGGCTGATATAGACCGCATAGAAGTTGTACGCGGTCCCGGCGGCACTCTGTGGGGCGCCAATGCAGTAAATGGCGTTATCAATATCATCACCAAACACACGCGCGATACTAAGGACAATATTGTCAGCGCGCTCGGTGGCAATGAGGAAACCAATTTAGCTGTGCGCCATGGTGGAGCTCTGGATAATGATGGTGCCTACCGTGTATATGCCAAAGCGTTTCGCCGCGATGCTTCGCACAGTCCCGCAGGTGGTGATGCTTACGATAAGTGGGATGGAGTGCGCACGGGCTTCCGCGTCGATTGGAGTGATAAATTTACCTTGCAAGGCGATGCATATCGCACCAATACCTTACAACGCAAACCCAATTTTTCTTTAACACCACCTTACGCAGCCGTCACAAACCAAGAGATTGTTTATGAAGGTGTTAACCTTCTCGGTCGCTGGACAGAGATTCGCGATAACGGCGCACAATTTAGTGTGCAATCTTATATTGATTGGGCTCGCCGCGATGAGCCGCTAAATTTCATTGATAATCGCACAACCTATGATCTGGAGGCACAATACAATTTTGCGGCTATGGGCGCGCACGAATTAATAACAGGTGCCGGTATACGTTTTATGGCAGATGATAAAACGGGCAACAGGAACGTTTCATTTTCGCCTAAGCAACTTCACAGCAATTTGTACAATGCATTTGTGCAAGACAAAATTACACTTGCTCCTGAGCGTTGGTTTTTAACGCTAGGTTCAAAATTTGAACACAATGATTTTTCCGGTTTTGAAGTTCAACCCAATGTGCGTTTGCAATGGCATCCTAATCAAACGCAAACTCTGTGGGCTTCTGTGTCGCGCGCTGTGCGCACCCCTACGCCTGTGGAAGAAGATCTCACCAGTACACTGTTAACGGCAGCCAATGCGCGTGCCGCATTTGTTCCCAATGATGATTTTAAATCAGAAAAATTAACGGCCTATGAGTTAGGCTATCGTCAACAAATTACACCTACTTTGTCGGCTGATGTAGCAACTTTTTACAACGATTATGATTATTTGGCCACGACTAGTGTTCAGCCTGTGCAATTAATTAATAATGGTGTAGATCCTTTACATATATTAATTCCAATAAAATTTACTAACGATATGACAGGGAAATCCCGCGGCGCGGAAGCAGCATTTAATTGGTCAGTAAATTCAAATTTAAAAATAGCACTCAACTACACCTATTTGCGCTTGGCAGTAACTGCGCTCAATTCCGAGCAGGAAAGTGCGGAACTACTCTATCCAAAACATCAAGCCGGAATAAAAGTGTTTTGGAATATTACCGGTAATTGGACTTTAGATGGCTGGGCAGCACATGTAGATAAATTACCTGGCGGTAACGTAGATGATTACACCCGCTTGGATATAAACCTCGGTGGACAGCTTACAAAAAATCTGCGTTTCAATTTGGTTGGCCAAAATTTATTAGATAAACGCCATCGCGAATTTGGTGCGGCAGATGATATTAATGCGGCAGAAATAGAGCGCAGTATTTTTGGAAAATTGACGTGGTCTTTTTAA
- a CDS encoding glutathione S-transferase family protein, translated as MIELYEFDISGNCHKVRLLLSLLNISYQSIELNRTEREQKSAEFLAKNSFGQVPVLKDGDLIIRDSQAILVYLARAYGEEKWFPNDAVQAAEITQWLSTAANEIAHGPAALRAHHKLGRAINLEAANQITQNLLNILEAQLAHKDWLATDNLTIADIAVYPYIALANEGKVDLADFPAIRKWLGRIEKLDGFVSMAGIELQS; from the coding sequence ATGATTGAATTATACGAATTTGATATTTCCGGCAACTGCCACAAAGTACGTTTGCTTTTGTCGCTGTTAAATATTTCCTATCAAAGTATTGAGCTTAATCGCACGGAACGTGAACAAAAGTCGGCGGAATTTTTAGCGAAAAATTCGTTTGGGCAAGTTCCCGTATTAAAAGATGGGGATCTAATTATTCGCGATAGTCAAGCGATTTTAGTTTATCTGGCAAGAGCATACGGTGAAGAAAAATGGTTTCCCAATGATGCGGTGCAAGCGGCAGAAATAACACAGTGGTTGTCGACAGCGGCCAACGAAATTGCACATGGACCTGCGGCACTGCGCGCGCATCATAAATTGGGTCGCGCCATTAACCTGGAAGCTGCAAATCAGATTACACAAAATTTATTAAATATTTTAGAGGCACAGCTCGCGCACAAGGATTGGCTGGCCACTGATAATTTAACGATTGCGGATATTGCGGTTTATCCATACATAGCACTCGCTAATGAAGGCAAAGTTGATCTTGCTGACTTTCCTGCGATTAGAAAATGGCTGGGGAGAATTGAAAAGTTGGATGGGTTTGTTTCTATGGCTGGAATTGAATTGCAAAGTTAA
- a CDS encoding CC0125/CC1285 family lipoprotein gives MKSLKLFSLVLFAILLSACASQPKSAYKPATNAGFGYKEIALANNLYRVEFKISGNAKRANDYALLRAADITTNEGFDWFQVLKRDSFTGPEEKFGARDIGSRQLVTRRCGLLTCRDEVQSLSGSTMDDMGKVEDTTAVLEIKLGKGVRPALDNTYDAYETSEKLRAQYSLK, from the coding sequence ATGAAATCATTAAAATTATTTTCGCTAGTATTGTTTGCAATCTTGCTGAGCGCTTGTGCAAGCCAGCCGAAATCTGCCTACAAACCCGCAACCAATGCTGGTTTTGGTTACAAGGAAATTGCACTCGCAAATAACCTGTATCGTGTGGAATTTAAAATATCAGGCAACGCGAAAAGAGCGAATGATTATGCTTTATTACGCGCTGCTGATATTACCACTAACGAGGGCTTTGATTGGTTTCAGGTGCTTAAGCGCGATAGTTTTACCGGGCCAGAAGAAAAGTTTGGTGCGCGTGATATTGGTTCCCGCCAGCTTGTCACACGCAGATGTGGACTGCTGACCTGCCGCGACGAAGTTCAAAGCTTGTCCGGTTCGACAATGGACGATATGGGCAAAGTTGAAGATACAACAGCAGTGTTGGAAATAAAATTGGGCAAAGGTGTTCGCCCTGCGCTGGATAATACCTATGATGCCTATGAAACAAGCGAGAAATTGCGCGCACAATACTCGCTTAAATAA
- a CDS encoding TraB/GumN family protein, with protein MSKFFITVFCSLILSAHCFAQTNPASDAPSSNLDAVDEILIIGEQPGPSLWRVYKGDNVLWILGTFGPLPKKLQWRSKQAEDAIINSQEVFMPPGAHAKIGFFSQLALLPSVIGLKKSPDGLTLEEKVPADVYERWLSLKEKYIGKDKAVEKYRPIFAGHELLETAQKKAGFDDEDMIVKRVQELAKKHKIKVTTPTYEFTVEAPRQTLKRFKQTEMDDVPCFTKMVDHLAKDLNNMRLRANAWATGDLAALADLPITDPGSECWDAFMKSSFAEQEGMKDLPAKVEAEWYARIDEALTNNTSSFALVPTLEMLKKDNVMAKLQAKGYRIEGFGFDALKPD; from the coding sequence ATGTCTAAATTCTTCATTACCGTCTTCTGCTCCTTAATTTTATCCGCTCACTGCTTTGCACAGACTAATCCAGCGAGCGATGCACCCTCCAGCAATCTTGACGCAGTGGACGAAATTTTAATTATTGGCGAACAACCTGGCCCAAGTTTATGGAGGGTCTATAAGGGCGATAACGTACTTTGGATTCTGGGAACCTTCGGCCCATTGCCGAAAAAATTGCAATGGCGGTCAAAGCAGGCCGAAGATGCGATTATCAATTCCCAGGAAGTTTTTATGCCGCCTGGTGCACATGCAAAAATTGGATTCTTTAGCCAGTTAGCGCTTTTACCTTCCGTTATTGGCCTTAAAAAAAGCCCCGATGGTTTGACCCTGGAGGAAAAAGTTCCGGCCGATGTTTATGAACGCTGGCTCAGCCTTAAAGAAAAATACATTGGCAAGGATAAAGCCGTAGAAAAATATCGCCCTATTTTTGCGGGCCATGAACTGCTTGAAACTGCGCAAAAAAAGGCAGGTTTCGATGATGAAGATATGATCGTGAAACGCGTGCAGGAGCTCGCCAAAAAACACAAAATTAAAGTGACCACGCCCACTTACGAATTTACCGTGGAAGCACCGCGCCAAACGCTCAAGCGTTTCAAACAAACTGAAATGGATGATGTGCCCTGCTTTACCAAAATGGTCGATCACCTGGCCAAAGATCTGAACAATATGCGCTTGCGCGCCAATGCCTGGGCAACGGGTGATCTTGCTGCACTCGCGGACTTACCCATTACCGACCCCGGTAGCGAATGTTGGGATGCTTTTATGAAATCATCTTTTGCAGAACAAGAAGGCATGAAGGACTTGCCCGCAAAGGTGGAAGCGGAATGGTATGCACGAATCGATGAAGCACTCACCAATAACACCTCGAGTTTTGCTTTGGTACCCACGCTGGAAATGCTAAAAAAGGACAATGTAATGGCAAAGCTGCAAGCCAAAGGTTATCGCATTGAAGGTTTTGGTTTTGACGCCTTAAAGCCCGACTAA
- a CDS encoding pyridoxamine 5'-phosphate oxidase family protein, whose product MSRAFADITFTPSVLAAQERYASREQNRRFELSPDQRNSITAMDAEFIRTRDSFYMASVGENAWPYVQHRGGPVGFVKILNERTLGYADYRGNRQYLSVGNINANERVCLFLMDYANRRRLKIWGRASIVHEGENPELFNQLNDQSLGIIAERAFIIHIEALEWNCSKYITPRFTQDEIREAVQPLVDEIEQLKTRLAYYEHGKQE is encoded by the coding sequence ATGTCGCGGGCGTTTGCAGATATTACTTTTACTCCGAGCGTACTGGCGGCGCAGGAGCGCTATGCCAGCCGGGAACAGAACAGGCGGTTTGAGCTATCGCCCGATCAACGCAATAGCATCACGGCGATGGATGCAGAATTCATTCGCACGCGCGACAGCTTTTACATGGCTTCCGTTGGCGAAAATGCCTGGCCTTATGTGCAGCATCGCGGTGGGCCGGTGGGATTTGTAAAAATTTTGAACGAGCGAACTTTGGGTTACGCGGACTACCGTGGGAATCGCCAATACTTGAGTGTCGGCAATATCAATGCAAATGAACGCGTATGTTTATTTTTAATGGATTACGCCAATCGTCGCCGGTTAAAAATTTGGGGGCGTGCAAGCATTGTGCATGAAGGTGAAAATCCGGAGCTGTTCAATCAGTTGAACGATCAAAGCTTGGGGATTATTGCGGAGCGCGCTTTTATTATTCACATAGAGGCATTGGAATGGAATTGTTCCAAATATATTACCCCGCGTTTTACGCAAGATGAAATTAGAGAAGCGGTGCAGCCATTGGTTGACGAAATTGAGCAACTAAAAACAAGGCTTGCCTATTATGAACATGGAAAACAAGAGTAA